GCCCTCTGACCTCGGACTGGCTGATCAATTGGTCCCTCGATCCAAGAGACCAACTCTTCGCATTAAACCAAAATGGGCTCCATTTGGGCTCGGCTTTTTGGGAATCGGTCAGAAGGTGGATACAATCGAGTGGGCCCGCAAGGAGATTGCGTATTGCACGGCAGAATTAGCTAGGAGTCGAGAGCAACTGCAAAAGGATATTGAGAGTCCGGGCTCGGACCAAGACAAGTATCCTCCTTTGAATTCAGCGTTTATCCATTTCAATCAGCAGATCGCAGCACATATGGCAGTTCAGTGTTTAGCCCACAATCAACCGCAAGTCATATCTCTGTGTTCTGTCAAGGAATAGCTAATGACACTGTTTTTGCAGATATGCGATGAACAACAGGTACATAGAGCAATCTCCTGCCAATGTTATCTGGCGCAATCTCTCTCTTAATCAATACGAGAGAAATGTCAGGCAGGCTATATCCTGGGCCGCTACGTTTGGGCTGATCCTTCTATGGGCCACCCCCGGTAAGTTCCGACAGAAGTCTTGCGGGCAATGTATCATTGATTAAGCCACAAACAGTTGCATTCATTGGTGCTCTATCCAATGTTACGACCCTCACGGAAAAGTATCACTGGTTGGCATGGATCAATGGTACCAGCTTTGGGAAAAAGGTGCTTCAAGGTGTAATTAGTGGTATCTTGCCACCTGTACTGTTGGCGCTCTTGATGGAATTGGTGCCATTCATCCTGCGTCGTAAGTTTGTATATGTTGATGCCGTTAACATTCTTTCGTTGACAATATGACGCTTTCCATCTGTAGAGCTCGCGGCATTTGAGGGTTTTCCAAGCAGGACCGAAGTCGAGATAAACCTTATGACTCGATACTTCTTGTTTCTTGTTATTGTACGTTTGCTGCACATTACTTGGTTGTAATTCTAACAATTGTTTATAGCACACCTTTTTCATTGTAACTCTTGCTTCGGGGTTGATCAGTTCAATCCAACAGTTTGCAGATAATCCAGGATCAGCGGCAACAACCCTTGCTACACAGATGCCTACAGCTTCGacattcttcatcaccctcaTTCTTACCCAGTTTACGGGGACGATGGGTAGTTTACTCCGTGTTGTAAATTTGCTCTTGTATTATGTCAGGATCATTCTCCTTGGTGGATCTCCGTAAGGTACTTCGCTCCTTAAGTTGCTTTCACTGACCATCACATTAGGCGTTCTGTATTTACATCAAGATACAGATTAAACCGGCCGCAATTTGGGGAAACATTTCCTAAAATCACTGTATATGTAGTCATCAGTGAGCGATATTGTCTCATGTTCGAAAGCAGAACTCGTATAACTGATATTTTTGGATGCAGTGATCGCCTATTGTGTCATCTCTCCAATCATCAATGGGTTTAGTGCAGCATTCTTCGTGTTTGCAACCTTGGTCTACAAATACCTGTATATATGGGTCATTGATCAACCACCCTCACAAGATACTGGCGGGATGTTCTTCCCAAAAGCTATAACTCATGTTTTTGTGGGCTTGTATGTCCAAGAGGTTTGCATGGCCGCCATGTTTTTCCTAGTTAGGAATGATCAGGGCAAAGCAACATGTGTAGCACAAGGAGCTTTGATGGTTGTGTTGATTGTGATTACGGTAAGTGTTATTGTTTCTGGCTTATCGTCACAAAAAGACCTTACAGTATGCTTCAGATTGCTATCCAGTATACAGTCATCGTCTCTTACAGCCCCCTCAaatcatctctccctctttctttgGCTCGATACAGCTTCGGCATGCCCGATAACAAACTAGATGAGAAATCCGCCTCTGAATCAGCCCACATAGAAGAGCAGACCTCTTTGCAGCTGAGCACATCAAGGGAACCTCTTGTTTCAAGAATCTTGCACCATCGTCGCGTGAAAGAAGGTCTTTTAAAAGGCCATAAAGGGTTTAGTAATAGCCGTGGAAAACTCTCAAGCCAGGGAACCGAAAGACCTTCAGAGGAAACCACACTTGCTGAGCGCGATTTCGCAGCGGAGCCAGGTGGAAATGATATAGAGCTGGGAGTTCAAACAACTTCTAGAGACCATCAAACTGAGGTATCACAGCCCACTCCGTGTGCGGCCACTATTCCTGGCCCTCCTGTTTCAAGAATACCGTCAGCAGCGGTGTCTACTACCCCATCATCTGGAAGTGAAGAGCAGTATTTTGCTGTACCAGGCGGGCCAGGCgtgttgatgaggaagctTGATGATGGCAATGACCCCAATGCGTTCTTCCACCCAGCAACTAAGGAGCCACAGCGAATTGTATGGCTTCCACAAGATGAGTTGGGCCTATGTGAGGCAGAGCTCCAAGTGAATGAGGGAGATGGCATACACTCCAGCTGTAGAGGGGCATGGCTTGACATCAAAGTAAGTTCTGCTGGCCACTTATGTTTTCCCATTTCTAATATCCTGCGCAGGGGAAAGTGCATATATCTGGCCCACCTCCTGATGATATTTAACGACATTTGATGACAGTCAGTATTTGTACCATTATTACTTAAAACATGCATGTTTATCAAGTAGTTATATGCGCTTCTCTTCAAGGTATGGATGTTATCCACTCGAAGAACTACTCCTTATATTTTCCAGCCCTACGAGCtgactcatctttcccacACTTTCCCTGCATTCTCTGCTCGGacctctcttcccaaacGCCTCTTTGCACGGTCCTAAAGGAGAGCGAATCCGACCGTATgatcaagaaaagaaatAATGCATGTGTATGGGATCttgatatatatattaCAAGAGCTCTGAGCATACATCGTgccgaagaacaacaaGGAATATGGGCAATAatgccgaagaacaaaagagcATAGAAAAGGTACGAAGAACAAAGAGAAAGACAGGCATGCCGGGCTATCACCGAATAGGGACGCGTAGGGCAGATACCCTCCACTTCAacacttcctcttcgtctctcCGTCcgccctctctctcttcagTATCCCAAACCACTTCCCTGTctttctctcatcctctttgtcttcttcctatCCTCGTCCCTCAGTATCTCTACAAAAACGAACGTGGGGCTCTCGCACACCAAAAAATGTACTCATTGGAAGCGGCGCTTGAGCCAAGCGGCTAGCTTATCAAGCGGGTTTTTACGTTCCCTTTCGTCTTTCAACTGGTCTTAGAAAGGAAACAAGATATGGTAGGACAAGACAAGTAGGGAAGTTAGTGTTCTAATCTTATCTTTTTCCATAGTCTTCTTACAGCACCCTGCCTCGTCCGATCCAGGAAGTCAAGCTGAAGAGCGCTCGGTTAGTACCACGATGGGGGACAACGGTGAGGGCGTTACTACGAATTCCCTTAACAGCAAATCTCGCTCACAAAGAGACGCTAGTGTGGCCAACCCAATAAGCCCTCCGAGAACCCAAAAACAtaaaagggagaggaaagagacCTATCATTATCTCCGCCAATGAATATTGTCGCCCCTACAATGGCGTCAAATTCCTCAATGCGCGACCTCCATCGCAATATAGGACACTTACCTCCTTCTGCAATTATGCACTTGGCCAAGAATGGCCTGTTAGGAGACGTCGATCTAGATGGATTGCGCAAAGATGTTTTTAAGACTGAGGATTGCAAAGATTGCATGGAAGCGAAAGGGACTTCCGAAGCTAAGTCCAATCCAAGTCCTCGGGGTGGCCCTGCTGGAGAGTCGGTCCACACTGATATAAACGGGCCCCTCCAGCACTCGGAAGCTGGAATGTGTTACTCCCTCGGTGTTGTTGTCGGCAACGAGCATATCTACACGCACGCTCGGCCTATTATCCATCGCTTTTGGTGGTCTCTGCTTAACCGCAATTCTGCCACTCACAAGATATTCGACATCCCATTGTATTGACGGAGTTCACTAGTCTAGTTCCTTAATTAGATAGATGACTACGTGGTCTATTTTCGGTCAGACTCTATACCATTATTAatattccttttttgtaactttctggtctttctcatcactatctAGTACACTGTTCTAcgagactgtttgtacgaaggtgctAAGTAAAGACCAGTTCGACAGGTTATGAGCCTTGCCTCCCGTCCCTGAATTACTTCATACCAGCACAAAAATTCGTCCAGTTCTCGAGCAGCAATACCATGTCTGAGCCCAAGGAAGAAACGGCCTCGGCCAAGATTTCTCCGCTTATGGGGGAAGACAACTATAGTGATTGGAGTTTCGATATCCAAGCCTACCTCCTTGGACTCCGTCTTATGTCCACTCTTCATGAAACTCCTGTTCTTCATATCCCTGTCACAGTTCCTACCGGTGACCCCAACCAATCTCCTCGAGTTCTCACTACTGATGAGCTCAATACCCTCAATGCCAAAATTCAAAACCAACACCGGGCCTACTCCATCGTTATTCGATATCTTTCTCCCCAAGTAAAGGCTGCNNNNNNNNNNNNNNNNNNNNNNNNNNNNNNNNNNNNNNNNNNNNNNNNNNNNNNNNNNNNNNNNNNNNNNNNNNNNNNNNNNNNNNNNNNNNNNNNNNNNNNNNNNNNNNNNNNNNNNNNNNNNNNNNNNNNNNNNNNNNNNNNNNNNNNNNNNNNNNNNNNNNNNNNNNNNNNNNNNNNNNNNNNNNNNNNNNNNNNNNNNNNNNNNNNNNNNNNNNNNNNNNNNNNNNNNNNNNNNNNNNNNNNNNNNNNNNNNNNNNNNNNNNNNNNNNNNNNNNNNNNNNNNNNNNNNNNNNNNNNNNNNNNNNNNNNNNNNNNNNNNNNNNNNNNNNNNNNNNNNNNNNNNNNNNNNNNNNNNNNNNNNNNNNNNNNNNNNNNNNNNNNNNNNNNNNNNNNNNNNNNNNNNNNNNNNNNNNNNNNNNNNNNNNNNNNNNNNNNNNNNNNNNNNNNNNNNNNNNNNNNNNNNNNNNNNNNNNNNNNNNNNNNNNNNNNNNNNNNNNNNNNNNNNNNNNNNNNNNNNNNNNNNNNNNNNNNNNNNNNNNNNNNNNNNNNNNNNNNNNNNNNNNNNNNNNNNNNNNNNNNNNNNNNNNNNNNNNNNNNNNNNNNNNNNNNNNNNNNNNNNNNNNNNNNNNNNNNNNNNNNNNNNNNNNNNNNNNNNNNNNNNNNNNNNNNNNNNNNNNNNNNNNNNNNNNNNNNNNNNNNNNNNNNNNNNNNNNNNNNNNNNNNNNNNNNNNNNNNNNNNNNNNNNNNNNNNNNNNNNNNNNNNNNNNNNNNNNNNNNNNNNNNNNNNNNNNNNNNNNNNNNNNNNNNNNNNNNNNNNNNNNNNNNNNNNNNNNNNNNNNNNNNNNNNNNNNNNNNNNNNNNNNNNNNNNNNNNNNNNNNNNNNNNNNNNNNNNNNNNNNNNNNNNNNNNNNNNNNNNNNNNNNNNNNNNNNNNNNNNNNNNNNNNNNNNNNNNNNNNNNNNNNNNNNNNNNNNNNNNNNNNNNNNNNNNNNNNNNNNNNNNNNNNNNNNNNNNNNNNNNNNNNNNNNNNNNNNNNNNNNNNNNNNNNNNNNNNNNNNNNNNNNNNNNNNNNNNNNNNNNNNNNNNNNNNNNNNNNNNNNNNNNNNNNNNNNNNNNNNNNNNNNNNNNNNNNNNNNNNNNNNNNNNNNNNNNNNNNNNNNNNNNNNNNNNNNNNNNNNNNNNNNNNNNNNNNNNNNNNNNNNNNNNNNNNNNNNNNNNNNNNNNNNNNNNNNNNNNNNNNNNNNNNNNNNNNNNNNNNNNNNNNNNNNNNNNNNNNNNNNNNNNNNNNNNNNNNNNNNNNNNNNNNNNNNNNNNNNNNNNNNNNNNNNNNNNNNNNNNNNNNNNNNNNNNNNNNNNNNNNNNNNNNNNNNNNNNNNNNNNNNNNNNNNNNNNNNNNNNNNNNNNNNNNNNNNNNNNNNNNNNNNNNNNNNNNNNNNNNNNNNNNNNNNNNNNNNNNNNNNNNNNNNNNNNNNNNNNNNNNNNNNNNNNNNNNNNNNNNNNNNNNNNNNNNNNNNNNNNNNNNNNNNNNNNNNNNNNNNNNNNNNNNNNNNNNNNNNNNNNNNNNNNNNNNNNNNNNNNNNNNNNNNNNNNNNNNNNNNNNNNNNNNNNNNNNNNNNNNNNNNNNNNNNNNNNNNNNNNNNNNNNNNNNNNNNNNNNNNNNNNNNNNNNNNNNNNNNNNNNNNNNNNNNNNNNNNNNNNNNNNNNNNNNNNNNNNNNNNNNNNNNNNNNNNNNNNNNNNNNNNNNNNNNNNNNNNNNNNNNNNNNNNNNNNNNNNNNNNNNNNNNNNNNNNNNNNNNNNNNNNNNNNNNNNNNNNNNNNNNNNNNNNNNNNNNNNNNNNNNNNNNNNNNNNNNNNNNNNNNNNNNNNNNNNNNNNNNNNNNNNNNNNNNNNNNNNNNNNNNNNNNNNNNNNNNNNNNNNNNNNNNNNNNNNNNNNNNNNNNNNNNNNNNNNNNNNNNNNNNNNNNNNNNNNNNNNNNNNNNNNNNNNNNNNNNNNNNNNNNNNNNNNNNNNNNNNNNNNNNNNNNNNNNNNNNNNNNNNNNNNNNNNNNNNNNNNNNNNNNNNNNNNNNNNNNNNNNNNNNNNNNNNNNNNNNNNNNNNNNNNNNNNNNNNNNNNNNNNNNNNNNNNNNNNNNNNNNNNNNNNNNNNNNNNNNNNNNNNNNNNNNNNNNNNNNNNNNNNNNNNNNNNNNNNNNNNNNNNNNNNNNNNNNNNNNNNNNNNNNNNNNNNNNNNNNNNNNNNNNNNNNNNNNNNNNNNNNNNNNNNNNNNNNNNNNNNNNNNNNNNNNNNNNNNNNNNNNNNNNNNNNNNNNNNNNNNNNNNNNNNNNNNNNNNNNNNNNNNNNNNNNNNNNNNNNNNNNNNNNNNNNNNNNNNNNNNNNNNNNNNNNNNNNNNNNNNNNNNNNNNNNNNNNNNNNNNNNNNNNNNNNNNNNNNNNNNNNNNNNNNNNNNNNNNNNNNNNNNNNNNNNNNNNNNNNNNNNNNNNNNNNNNNNNNNNNNNNNNNNNNNNNNNNNNNNNNNNNNNNNNNNNNNNNNNNNNNNNNNNNNNNNNNNNNNNNNNNNNNNNNNNNNNNNNNNNNNNNNNNNNNNNNNNNNNNNNNNNNNNNNNNNNNNNNNNNNNNNNNNNNNNNNNNNNNNNNNNNNNNNNNNNNNNNNNNNNNNNNNNNNNNNNNNNNNNNNNNNNNNNNNNNNNNNNNNNNNNNNNNNNNNNNNNNNNNNNNNNNNNNNNNNNNNNNNNNNNNNNNNNNNNNNNNNNNNNNNNNNNNNNNNNNNNNNNNNNNNNNNNNNNNNNNNNNNNNNNNNNNNNNNNNNNNNNNNNNNNNNNNNNNNNNNNNNNNNNNNNNNNNNNNNNNNNNNNNNNNNNNNNNNNNNNNNNNNNNNNNNNNNNNNNNNNNNNNNNNNNNNNNNNNNNNNNNNNNNNNNNNNNNNNNNNNNNNNNNNNNNNNNNNNNNNNNNNNNNNNNNNNNNNNNNNNNNNNNNNNNNNNNNNNNNNNNNNNNNNNNNNNNNNNNNNNNNNNNNNNNNNNNNNNNNNNNNNNNNNNNNNNNNNNNNNNNNNNNNNNNNNNNNNNNNNNNNNNNNNNNNNNNNNNNNNNNNNNNNNNNNNNNNNNNNNNNNNNNNNNNNNNNNNNNNNNNNNNNNNNNNNNNNNNNNNNNNNNNNNNNNNNNNNNNNNNNNNNNNNNNNNNNNNNNNNNNNNNNNNNNNNNNNNNNNNNNNNNNNNNNNNNNNNNNNNNNNNNNNNNNNNNNNNNNNNNNNNNNNNNNNNNNNNNNNNNNNNNNNNNNNNNNNNNNNNNNNNNNNNNNNNNNNNNNNNNNNNNNNNNNNNNNNNNNNNNNNNNNNNNNNNNNNNNNNNNNNNNNNNNNNNNNNNNNNNNNNNNNNNNNNNNNNNNNNNNNNNNNNNNNNNNNNNNNNNNNNNNNNNNNNNNNNNNNNNNNNNNNNNNNNNNNNNNNNNNNNNNNNNNNNNNNNNNNNNNNNNNNNNNNNNNNNNNNNNNNNNNNNNNNNNNNNNNNNNNNNNNNNNNNNNNNNNNNNNNNNNNNNNNNNNNNNNNNNNNNNNNNNNNNNNNNNNNNNNNNNNNNNNNNNNNNNNNNNNNNNNNNNNNNNNNNNNNNNNNNNNNNNNNNNNNNNNNNNNNNNNNNNNNNNNNNNNNNNNNNNNNNNNNNNNNNNNNNNNNNNNNNNNNNNNNNNNNNNNNNNNNNNNNNNNNNNNNNNNNNNNNNNNNNNNNNNNNNNNNNNNNNNNNNNNNNNNNNNNNNNNNNNNNNNNNNNNNNNNNNNNNNNNNNNNNNNNNNNNNNNNNNNNNNNNNNNNNNNNNNNNNNNNNNNNNNNNNNNNNNNNNNNNNNNNNNNNNNNNNNNNNNNNNNNNNNNNNNNNNNNNNNNNNNNNNNNNNNNNNNNNNNNNNNNNNNNNNNNNNNNNNNNNNNNNNNNNNNNNNNNNNNNNNNNNNNNNNNNNNNNNNNNNNNNNNNNNNNNNNNNNNNNNNNNNNNNNNNNNNNNNNNNNNNNNNNNNNNNNNNNNNNNNNNNNNNNNNNNNNNNNNNNNNNNNNNNNNNNNNNNNNNNNNNNNNNNNNNNNNNNNNNNNNNNNNNNNNNNNNNNNNNNNNNNNNNNNNNNNNNNNNNNNNNNNNNNNNNNNNNNNNNNNNNNNNNNNNNNNNNNNNNNNNNNNNNNNNNNNNNNNNNNNNNNNNNNNNNNNNNNNNNNNNNNNNNNNNNNNNNNNNNNNNNNNNNNNNNNNNNNNNNNNNNNNNNNNNNNNNNNNNNNNNNNNNNNNNNNNNNNNNNNNNNNNNNNNNNNNNNNNNNNNNNNNNNNNNNNNNNNNNNNNNNNNNNNNNNNNNNNNNNNNNNNNNNNNNNNNNNNNNNNNNNNNNNNNNNNNNNNNNNNNNNNNNNNNNNNNNNNNNNNNNNNNNNNNNNNNNNNNNNNNNNNNNNNNNNNNNNNNNNNNNNNNNNNNNNNNNNNNNNNNNNNNNNNNNNNNNNNNNNNNNNNNNNNNNNNNNNNNNNNNNNNNNNNNNNNNNNNNNNNNNNNNNNNNNNNNNNNNNNNNNNNNNNNNNNNNNNNNNNNNNNNNNNNNNNNNNNNNNNNNNNNNNNNNNNNNNNNNNNNNNNNNNNNNNNNNNNNNNNNNNNNNNNNNNNNNNNNNNNNNNNNNNNNNNNNNNNNNNNNNNNNNNNNNNNNNNNNNNNNNNNNNNNNNNNNNNNNNNNNNNNNNNNNNNNNNNNNNNNNNNNNNNNNNNNNNNNNNNNNNNNNNNNNNNNNNNNNNNNNNNNNNNNNNNNNNNNNNNNNNNNNNNNNNNNNNNNNNNNNNNNNNNNNNNNNNNNNNNNNNNNNNNNNNNNNNNNNNNNNNNNNNNNNNNNNNNNNNNNNNNNNNNNNNNNNNNNNNNNNNNNNNNNNNNNNNNNNNNNNNNNNNNNNNNNNNNNNNNNNNNNNNNNNNNNNNNNNNNNNNNNNNNNNNNNNNNNNNNNNNNNNNNNNNNNNNNNNNNNNNNNNNNNNNNNNNNNNNNNNNNNNNNNNNNNNNNNNNNNNNNNNNNNNNNNNNNNNNNNNNNNNNNNNNNNNNNNNNNNNNNNNNNNNNNNNNNNNNNNNNNNNNNNNNNNNNNNNNNNNNNNNNNNNNNNNNNNNNNNNNNNNNNNNNNNNNNNNNNNNNNNNNNNNNNNNNNNNNNNNNNNNNNNNNNNNNNNNNNNNNNNNNNNNNNNNNNNNNNNNNNNNNNNNNNNNNNNNNNNNNNNNNNNNNNNNNNNNNNNNNNNNNNNNNNNNNNNNNNNNNNNNNNNNNNNNNNNNNNNNNNNNNNNNNNNNNNNNNNNNNNNNNNNNNNNNNNNNNNNNNNNNNNNNNNNNNNNNNNNNNNNNNNNNNNNNNNNNNNNNNNNNNNNNNNNNNNNNNNNNNNNNNNNNNNNNNNNNNNNNNNNNNNNNNNNNNNNNNNNNNNNNNNNNNNNNNNNNNNNNNNNNNNNNNNNNNNNNNNNNNNNNNNNNNNNNNNNNNNNNNNNNNNNNNNNNNNNNNNNNNNNNNNNNNNNNNNNNNNNNNNNNNNNNNNNNNNNNNNNNNNNNNNNNNNNNNNNNNNNNNNNNNNNNNNNNNNNNNNNNNNNNNNNNNNNNNNNNNNNNNNNNNNNNNNNNNNNNNNNNNNNNNNNNNNNNNNNNNNNNNNNNNNNNNNNNNNNNNNNNNNNNNNNNNNNNNNNNNNNNNNNNNNNNNNNNNNNNNNNNNNNNNNNNNNNNNNNNNNNNNNNNNNNNNNNNNNNNNNNNNNNNNNNNNNNNNNNNNNNNNNNNNNNNNNNNNNNNNNNNNNNNNNNNNNNNNNNNNNNNNNNNNNNNNNNNNNNNNNNNNNNNNNNNNNNNNNNNNNNNNNNNNNNNNNNNNNNNNNNNNNNNNNNNNNNNNNNNNNNNNNNNNNNNNNNNNNNNNNNNNNNNNNNNNNNNNNNNNNNNNNNNNNNNNNNNNNNNNNNNNNNNNNNNNNNNNNNNNNNNNNNNNNNNNNNNNNNNNNNNNNNNNNNNNNNNNNNNNNNNNNNNNNNNNNNNNNNNNNNNNNNNNNNNNNNNNNNNNNNNNNNNNNNNNNNNNNNNNNNNNNNNNNNNNNNNNNNNNNNNNNNNNNNNNNNNNNNNNNNNNNNNNNNNNNNNNNNNNNNNNNNNNNNNNNNNNNNNNNNNNNNNNNNNNNNNNNNNNNNNNNNNNNNNNNNNNNNNNNNNNNNNNNNNNNNNNNNNNNNNNNNNNNNNNNNNNNNNNNNNNNNNNNNNNNNNNNNNNNNNNNNNNNNNNNNNNNNNNNNNNNNNNNNNNNNNNNNNNNNNNNNNNNNNNNNNNNNNNNNNNNNNNNNNNNNNNNNNNNNNNNNNNNNNNNNNNNNNNNNNNNNNNNNNNNNNNNNNNNNNNNNNNNNNNNNNNNNNNNNNNNNNNNNNNNNNNNNNNNNNNNNNNNNNNNNNNNNNNNNNNNNNNNNNNNNNNNNNNNNNNNNNNNNNNNNNNNNNNNNNNNNNNNNNNNNNNNNNNNNNNNNNNNNNNNNNNNNNNNNNNNNNNNNNNNNNNNNNNNNNNNNNNNNNNNNNNNNNNNNNNNNNNNNNNNNNNNNNNNNNNNNNNNNNNNNNNNNNNNNNNNNNNNNNNNNNNNNNNNNNNNNNNNNNNNNNNNNNNNNNNNNNNNNNNNNNNNNNNNNNNNNNNNNNNNNNNNNNNNNNNNNNNNNNNNNNNNNNNNNNNNNNNNNNNNNNNNNNNNNNNNNNNNNNNNNNNNNNNNNNNNNNNNNNNNNNNNNNNNNNNNNNNNNNNNNNNNNNNNNNNNNNNNNNNNNNNNNNNNNNNNNNNNNNNNNNNNNNNNNNNNNNNNNNNNNNNNNNNNNNNNNNNNNNNNNNNNNNNNNNNNNNNNNNNNNNNNNNNNNNNNNNNNNNNNNNNNNNNNNNNNNNNNNNNNNNNNNNNNNNNNNNNNNNNNNNNNNNNNNNNNNNNNNNNNNNNNNNNNNNNNNNNNNNNNNNNNNNNNNNNNNNNNNNNNNNNNNNNNNNNNNNNNNNNNNNNNNNNNNNNNNNNNNNNNNNNNNNNNNNNNNNNNNNNNNNNNNNNNNNNNNNNNNNNNNNNNNNNNNNNNNNNNNNNNNNNNNNNNNNNNNNNNNNNNNNNNNNNNNNNNNNNNNNNNNNNNNNNNNNNNNNNNNNNNNNNNNNNNNNNNNNNNNNNNNNNNNNNNNNNNNNNNNNNNNNNNNNNNNNNNNNNNNNNNNNNNNNNNNNNNNNNNNNNNNNNNNNNNNNNNNNNNNNNNNNNNNNNNNNNNNNNNNNNNNNNNNNNNNNNNNNNNNNNNNNNNNNNNNNNNNNNNNNNNNNNNNNNNNNNNNNNNNNNNNNNNNNNNNNNNNNNNNNNNNNNNNNNNNNNNNNNNNNNNNNNNNNNNNNNNNNNNNNNNNNNNNNNNNNNNNNNNNNNNNNNNNNNNNNNNNNNNNNNNNNNNNNNNNNNNNNNNNNNNNNNNNNNNNNNNNNNNNNNNNNNNNNNNNNNNNNNNNNNNNNNNNNNNNNNNNNNNNNNNNNNNNNNNNNNNNNNNNNNNNNNNNNNNNNNNNNNNNNNNNNNNNNNNNNNNNNNNNNNNNNNNNNNNNNNNNNNNNNNNNNNNNNNNNNNNNNNNNNNNNNNNNNNNNNNNNNNNNNNNNNNNNNNNNNNNNNNNNNNNNNNNNNNNNNNNNNNNNNNNNNNNNNNNNNNNNNNNNNNNNNNNNNNNNNNNNNNNNNNNNNNNNNNNNNNNNNNNNNNNNNNNNNNNNNNNNNNNNNNNNNNNNNNNNNNNNNNNNNNNNNNNNNNNNNNNNNNNNNNNNNNNNNNNNNNNNNNNNNNNNNNNNNNNNNNNNNNNNNNNNNNNNNNNNNNNNNNNNNNNNNNNNNNNNNNNNNNNNNNNNNNNNNNNNNNNNNNNNNNNNNNNNNNNNNNNNNNNNNNNNNNNNNNNNNNNNNNNNNNNNNNNNNNNNNNNNNNNNNNNNNNNNNNNNNNNNNNNNNNNNNNNNNNNNNNNNNNNNNNNNNNNNNNNNNNNNNNNNNNNNNNNNNNNNNNNNNNNNNNNNNNNNNNNNNNNNNNNNNNNNNNNNNNNNNNNNNNNNNNNNNNNNNNNNNNNNNNNNNNNNNNNNNNNNNNNNNNNNNNNNNNNNNNNNNNNNNNNNNNNNNNNNNNNNNNNNNNNNNNNNNNNNNNNNNNNNNNNNNNNNNNNNNNNNNNNNNNNNNNNNNNNNNNNNNNNNNNNNNNNNNNNNNNNNNNNNNNNNNNNNNNNNNNNNNNNNNNNNNNNNNNNNNNNNNNNNNNNNNNNNNNNNNNNNNNNNNNNNNNNNNNNNNNNNNNNNNNNNNNNNNNNNNNNNNNNNNNNNNNNNNNNNNNNNNNNNNNNNNNNNNNNNNNNNNNNNNNNNNNNNNNNNNNNNNNNNNNNNNNNNNNNNNNNNNNNNNNNNNNNNNNNNNNNNNNNNNNNNNNNNNNNNNNNNNNNNNNNNNNNNNNNNNNNNNNNNNNNNNNNNNNNNNNNNNNNNNNNNNNNNNNNNNNNNNNNNNNNNNNNNNNNNNNNNNNNNNNNNNNNNNNNNNNNNNNNNNNNNNNNNNNNNNNNNNNNNNNNNNNNNNNNNNNNNNNNNNNNNNNNNNNNNNNNNNNNNNNNNNNNNNNNNNNNNNNNNNNNNNNNNNNNN
This window of the Cryptococcus neoformans var. neoformans B-3501A chromosome 2, whole genome shotgun sequence genome carries:
- a CDS encoding hypothetical protein (HMMPfam hit to DUF221, Domain of unknown function DUF221, score: 261.3, E(): 1.6e-75), with product MSSTAAAAQSASTSSFVTSLIVNSALAGGELAAFIGLRRWLKAIYEPRTYIPPKDAQAPALGKHIFYPLWQIITSDPQEILHKNGVDPYVFVRFLIMMAKATIPIWLLSWIVLLPVDTANSHVLGKSGLDRFTFGNVSPDKTSRYWSHLVLVYIFDFWIIWLLWGEMKHWLVIRQRHLINPSHSRLAQANTVLVTGIPKHLLSEEKLAQLFSHLPGGVKRIWLNRNLKEMPNIHDRRNYALQKLESAQVSLIKYALKYKVSREKKTEKLEKKSKPIPETLSGPVNPQMISECHNNTTQTAATVDGSVDLSNIESGHGAQQVFTSPSDLGLADQLVPRSKRPTLRIKPKWAPFGLGFLGIGQKVDTIEWARKEIAYCTAELARSREQLQKDIESPGSDQDKYPPLNSAFIHFNQQIAAHMAVQCLAHNQPYAMNNRYIEQSPANVIWRNLSLNQYERNVRQAISWAATFGLILLWATPVAFIGALSNVTTLTEKYHWLAWINGTSFGKKVLQGVISGILPPVLLALLMELVPFILRQLAAFEGFPSRTEVEINLMTRYFLFLVIHTFFIVTLASGLISSIQQFADNPGSAATTLATQMPTASTFFITLILTQFTGTMGSLLRVVNLLLYYVRIILLGGSPRSVFTSRYRLNRPQFGETFPKITVYVVIMIAYCVISPIINGFSAAFFVFATLVYKYLYIWVIDQPPSQDTGGMFFPKAITHVFVGLYVQEVCMAAMFFLVRNDQGKATCVAQGALMVVLIVITIAIQYTVIVSYSPLKSSLPLSLARYSFGMPDNKLDEKSASESAHIEEQTSLQLSTSREPLVSRILHHRRVKEGLLKGHKGFSNSRGKLSSQGTERPSEETTLAERDFAAEPGGNDIELGVQTTSRDHQTEVSQPTPCAATIPGPPVSRIPSAAVSTTPSSGSEEQYFAVPGGPGVLMRKLDDGNDPNAFFHPATKEPQRIVWLPQDELGLCEAELQVNEGDGIHSSCRGAWLDIKGKVHISGPPPDDI